From one Amaranthus tricolor cultivar Red isolate AtriRed21 chromosome 17, ASM2621246v1, whole genome shotgun sequence genomic stretch:
- the LOC130804060 gene encoding phosphoglycerate kinase, chloroplastic, translating to MASTAAASSSFTLIKSSSSSSSSYSTRSPCLIRLASTLRPPFRRLGFSGAAADASFSHHVLSKIHSFSSLNSKPIRGAASMAKKSVGDLTSADLKGKKVFVRADLNVPLDDNQNITDDTRIRSAVPTIKYLMSNGAKVILSSHLGRPKGVTPKFSLAPLVPRLSELLGIQVVKADDCIGPEVEKLVAGLPDGGVLLLENVRFYKEEEKNEPEFAKKLASLADLYVNDAFGTAHRAHASTEGVTKYLKPSVAGFLLQKELDYLVGAVSTPKRPFAAIVGGSKVSSKIGVIESLLEKCDILLLGGGMIFTFYKAQGLSVGSSLVENDKLDLATSLLEKAKAKGVSLLLPSDVVIADKFAADANSKIVSASEIPDGWMGLDIGPDSIKKFSEALDTTQTVIWNGPMGVFEFDKFAVGTEAIAKKLEDISKKGVTTIIGGGDSVAAVEKVGVAESMSHISTGGGASLELLEGKELPGVLALDEAEPVPV from the exons ATGGCGTCTACAGCAGCAGCATCCTCTTCTTTCACTCTCATTAagtcttcatcttcttcatcttcttcttattctACACGTTCTCCATGCTTGATCCGTCTTGCCTCAACTCTTCGTCCTCCTTTCCGTCGTTTGGGATTCTCTGGAGCTGCTGCTGATGCCTCTTTTTCACACCATGTTCTATCCAAGATTCATTCGTTTTCTTCTCTAAATTCTAAACCCATTAGAGGGGCTGCTTCCATGGCTAAGAAGAGTGTTGGAGACCTCACTTCTGCTGATTTGAAGGGTAAAAAGGTTTTTGTTAGAGCTGATCTTAATGTCCCTCTTGATGATAACCAGAATATTACTGATGATACTCGTATTCGTTCTGCTGTTCCTACTATCAAGTATTTGATGAGTAATGGTGCTAAAGTTATTCTTTCTAGTCATTTG GGGCGACCTAAAGGAGTTACACCAAAATTTAGCTTGGCACCTCTTGTACCTCGGCTTTCTGAACTCCTTGGTATTCAG GTAGTGAAGGCTGATGATTGCATTGGTCCCGAGGTTGAGAAGTTGGTTGCGGGACTCCCTGATGGCGGTGTTCTACTCCTTGAGAATGTTAGATTTTACAAGGAAGAGGAGAAGAACGAACCAGAATTTGCGAAGAAGCTTGCTTCCTTGGCTGACCTTTATGTGAATGATGCTTTTGGCACTGCTCACAGAGCTCATGCATCAACCGAAGGAGTTACCAAATATTTGAAACCATCTGTTGCTGGATTTCTTTTGCAGAAG GAATTGGACTACCTTGTTGGAGCAGTTTCAACCCCAAAGAGACCATTTGCCGCTATAGTGGGTGGTTCGAAGGTCTCTTCCAAAATTGGAGTTATCGAATCACTTTTGGAAAAATGTGATATCCTACTCCTTGGAGGAGGAATGATCTTTACATTCTACAAGGCTCAAGGTCTTTCCGTAGGATCTTCTCTTGTGGAAAACGATAAGCTTGATCTTGCAACTTCTCTCCTCGAGAAGGCTAAGGCGAAAGGCGTGTCTCTTTTGTTACCATCTGATGTCGTTATAGCAGACAAGTTTGCTGCTGATGCAAACAGCAAG ATTGTCTCTGCATCGGAAATCCCTGATGGCTGGATGGGATTGGACATTGGACCCGATTCTATCAAGAAATTCAGTGAAGCTTTGGACACCACACAAACCGTCATCTGGAATGGTCCCATGGGAGTCTTCGAATTCGATAAGTTTGCTGTTGGTACTGAG GCAATCGCTAAGAAGCTAGAAGACATTAGCAAGAAGGGTGTGACGACAATTATTGGCGGTGGTGACTCTGTTGCAGCGGTAGAGAAGGTAGGAGTGGCCGAGTCAATGAGCCACATATCAACTGGCGGAGGTGCTAGTCTTGAATTGTTGGAGGGCAAAGAGCTTCCCGGAGTGCTTGCCCTTGACGAGGCTGAGCCAGTTCCCGTGTAA